The Terracoccus luteus genome includes a region encoding these proteins:
- the yidC gene encoding membrane protein insertase YidC, with protein MLDFLQTLLYPIKLGEAWVMYAWHWLFDLVGLPTGWAWAMSIVGLTVVVRLLLIPLFVKQIHSSRRMQMIQPEMQKIQKKYKGKRDPESQKAQQAEMMDLYRRTGTNPFSSCLPILIQSPFFFGLFQLLNNLRAQSEGKQPGIGPITNEVARTIESSTIFGARLSDAFMTSPDVNVKIFTAVLIVLMSATTFTTQYQLMRKNMPAAALDNPFAKQQKVLLYLMPFFFMISGINFPIGVLLYWLTTNLWTMGQQFYVIRNMPAPGSEAEKAQRERMKRKGKTVKELVVPGLGTAVDEVEDDAPRSGQRQQPKGKKRAKGARPGVVGANGSSNTSSDADGADVAVDQNAGQDADLVADGAAPDPTRDGAVAGARATTGSSGSRSGGSATSATSPGSRAARPGTATSPRQSQAGRKRKRGSSPR; from the coding sequence TGCAGACCCTGCTCTACCCGATCAAGCTCGGCGAGGCGTGGGTCATGTACGCCTGGCACTGGCTCTTCGACCTCGTCGGGCTGCCCACGGGCTGGGCCTGGGCGATGTCGATCGTCGGCCTCACGGTCGTCGTGCGTCTGCTGCTCATCCCGCTCTTCGTCAAGCAGATCCACAGCTCACGGCGGATGCAGATGATCCAGCCGGAGATGCAGAAGATCCAGAAGAAGTACAAGGGCAAGCGCGACCCGGAGTCCCAGAAGGCCCAGCAGGCCGAGATGATGGACCTCTACCGACGCACGGGGACGAACCCGTTCAGCAGCTGTCTGCCGATCCTCATCCAGAGCCCGTTCTTCTTCGGCCTCTTCCAGCTGCTCAACAACCTGCGCGCGCAGTCCGAGGGCAAGCAGCCCGGTATCGGCCCGATCACGAACGAGGTCGCGCGCACGATCGAGAGCTCGACGATCTTCGGCGCCCGCCTGTCCGACGCTTTCATGACGAGCCCCGACGTCAACGTCAAGATCTTCACCGCGGTGCTCATCGTGCTCATGTCGGCGACGACGTTCACGACGCAGTACCAGCTGATGCGCAAGAACATGCCCGCGGCGGCGCTCGACAACCCGTTCGCGAAGCAGCAGAAGGTGCTGCTGTACCTCATGCCGTTCTTCTTCATGATCTCCGGCATCAACTTCCCCATCGGTGTCCTGCTCTACTGGCTGACCACCAACCTCTGGACCATGGGCCAGCAGTTCTACGTCATCCGCAACATGCCGGCGCCCGGCTCGGAGGCGGAGAAGGCCCAGCGAGAGCGGATGAAGCGCAAGGGCAAGACGGTCAAGGAGCTCGTCGTCCCGGGCCTCGGCACCGCCGTCGACGAGGTCGAGGACGACGCGCCCCGCTCGGGTCAGCGCCAGCAGCCGAAGGGCAAGAAGCGCGCCAAGGGGGCCCGCCCCGGTGTCGTGGGCGCCAACGGTTCGTCGAACACCAGTTCGGATGCCGACGGGGCTGACGTGGCCGTCGATCAGAATGCCGGCCAGGATGCCGACCTGGTGGCCGACGGCGCCGCGCCCGACCCGACCCGTGACGGGGCCGTCGCCGGCGCCCGAGCGACGACGGGGAGCTCGGGATCCCGGTCCGGTGGCTCGGCGACCTCGGCGACCTCGCCCGGCTCGCGTGCCGCTCGGCCCGGCACGGCCACGTCTCCCCGCCAGTCGCAGGCGGGCCGCAAGCGCAAGCGCGGCTCCAGCCCGCGCTGA
- a CDS encoding R3H domain-containing nucleic acid-binding protein encodes MDGTAPSKRKTRVQQLEREGEVAADFLETLLDIADLDGDIDVDVDGDRAAVAIVDSEEGRVPRRLVGTDGKVLEALQELTRLAVQVETGERSRLMLDVAGHRAERRTALVELAHRSIAEVKETGERRSLDPMTAFERKVVHDEVSAAGLVSESEGVEPRRHIVILPA; translated from the coding sequence GTGGACGGTACCGCCCCCTCGAAGCGCAAGACCCGGGTGCAGCAGCTCGAGCGCGAAGGTGAGGTGGCCGCCGACTTCCTCGAGACGCTGCTCGACATCGCGGACCTCGACGGCGACATCGACGTGGACGTCGACGGTGACCGCGCCGCGGTGGCCATCGTCGACTCCGAGGAGGGGCGCGTACCCCGTCGTCTCGTCGGCACGGACGGCAAGGTCCTTGAGGCCCTGCAGGAGCTGACCCGGCTCGCGGTCCAGGTCGAGACGGGCGAGCGCAGCCGCCTCATGCTCGACGTCGCCGGCCACCGGGCCGAGCGCCGCACGGCCCTCGTTGAGCTGGCCCACCGCTCGATCGCCGAGGTGAAGGAGACGGGCGAGCGGCGCAGCCTCGATCCCATGACCGCGTTCGAGCGCAAGGTCGTCCACGACGAGGTGTCGGCAGCCGGTCTCGTCTCCGAGTCGGAGGGCGTCGAGCCCCGCCGTCACATCGTCATCCTGCCTGCCTGA